From a region of the Streptomyces caniferus genome:
- a CDS encoding metal ABC transporter permease, whose protein sequence is MEILDYAFMQRALIAALIVGVTAPAIGIYLVQRRQALMGDGIGHVALTGVGLGFLLNTSPVWVATAVAIAGSVVMELIRWYGKTRGDLALAMLFYGGMAGGVMLMNLSDAGSNANLGTYLFGSITTVSPQDMTTIYVLAALVLAITIGLRRQLFAVCQDEEFARVTGLPVRLLNLLVAVTAAVTVTVAMRVVGLLLVSALMVIPVAAAQQISRSFAVTFAVAVAIGVAVTLTGTATSYYVDVPSGATIVLFAIGLFVIFTALAAPLAKKRARAAAEGPEGCTLEVPGGRTAADDVSVAG, encoded by the coding sequence ATGGAGATCCTCGACTACGCCTTCATGCAGCGGGCCCTGATCGCCGCCCTCATCGTCGGCGTCACCGCCCCCGCCATCGGCATCTACCTCGTCCAGCGCCGCCAGGCCCTGATGGGCGACGGTATCGGCCATGTCGCCCTCACCGGCGTCGGCCTCGGCTTCCTGCTCAACACCAGCCCGGTGTGGGTCGCCACCGCCGTGGCCATCGCCGGCTCCGTCGTCATGGAGCTGATCCGCTGGTACGGCAAGACCCGCGGGGACCTCGCGCTGGCCATGCTGTTCTACGGCGGCATGGCGGGCGGTGTGATGCTGATGAACCTCTCCGACGCCGGCTCCAACGCCAACCTCGGCACCTACCTCTTCGGCTCGATCACCACCGTCTCGCCGCAGGACATGACGACGATCTACGTCCTGGCCGCCCTGGTGCTGGCGATCACGATCGGGCTGCGCCGTCAGCTGTTCGCGGTCTGCCAGGACGAGGAGTTCGCCCGGGTGACGGGCCTGCCGGTGCGGCTGCTGAACCTGCTGGTCGCCGTCACCGCCGCGGTCACCGTCACCGTCGCCATGCGCGTCGTGGGGCTGCTGCTGGTCAGCGCCCTGATGGTGATCCCGGTCGCGGCCGCCCAGCAGATCAGCCGCAGCTTCGCGGTCACCTTCGCGGTGGCCGTCGCGATCGGTGTCGCGGTCACTCTTACGGGCACCGCCACCTCGTACTACGTGGACGTGCCGTCCGGCGCCACGATCGTGCTGTTCGCCATCGGACTTTTCGTGATCTTCACGGCGCTCGCCGCGCCCCTCGCGAAAAAGCGCGCCAGGGCTGCCGCGGAGGGCCCCGAGGGGTGCACTCTGGAGGTACCCGGCGGCCGCACCGCCGCGGACGACGTGAGCGTGGCCGGATGA
- a CDS encoding metal ABC transporter substrate-binding protein: MNIRRRISTATLAGVSVLGLLALSACSPAGGARTEDGRLRVTASFYPMEFLARQIGGQHVEVTDLTKPGVEPHDLELTPKQTAQLGESGAIVYLKGLQPAVDDAVAQSGNKHVADAAALTSLEKHGTEVDGHHHTTGDNHSHSEAEGGNDPHIWLDPVKYAEVARGVNKTLAKADPDHRADYQKNTDALVKKLDGLDKEFRDGLEKRSSDTFLTTHAAFGYLAERYGLTEEAISGLDPESEPSAHRIKDLHTLATGHHVSTVFFETIANPATAKALAGDLHLKTDVLDPLEGINAKSRGKDYFGVQRANLAALQKALGSK; the protein is encoded by the coding sequence ATGAACATACGCCGTCGCATATCCACCGCGACCCTCGCCGGAGTCTCGGTGCTCGGGTTGCTGGCCCTCTCCGCCTGCTCCCCCGCCGGCGGGGCCCGCACCGAGGACGGCAGGCTGCGCGTGACGGCGTCCTTCTACCCCATGGAATTCCTCGCCCGGCAGATCGGCGGGCAGCACGTCGAGGTGACCGACCTCACCAAGCCGGGTGTCGAGCCGCACGACCTGGAGCTCACCCCGAAGCAGACCGCTCAGCTCGGCGAGTCCGGCGCGATCGTCTACCTCAAGGGCCTGCAGCCCGCCGTGGACGACGCCGTCGCCCAGTCCGGCAACAAGCACGTCGCCGACGCCGCCGCGCTCACCTCCCTCGAAAAGCACGGCACCGAGGTCGACGGCCACCACCACACCACCGGCGACAACCACTCGCACTCCGAGGCCGAGGGCGGCAACGACCCGCACATCTGGCTGGACCCCGTGAAGTACGCCGAGGTCGCCCGGGGCGTGAACAAGACCCTCGCCAAGGCCGACCCGGACCACCGGGCCGACTACCAGAAGAACACCGATGCGCTGGTGAAGAAGCTGGACGGGCTGGACAAGGAGTTCCGGGACGGACTGGAGAAGCGGTCCTCGGACACCTTCCTCACCACCCACGCGGCCTTCGGCTACCTCGCCGAGCGCTACGGCCTGACCGAGGAGGCCATCAGCGGCCTCGACCCCGAGTCCGAGCCCAGCGCCCACCGCATCAAGGACCTGCACACCCTCGCCACCGGGCACCACGTCTCGACCGTCTTCTTCGAGACGATCGCCAACCCGGCCACCGCCAAGGCCCTCGCCGGTGACCTGCACCTGAAGACCGATGTCCTCGACCCGCTCGAAGGGATCAACGCCAAATCCCGCGGCAAGGACTACTTCGGGGTGCAGCGCGCCAACCTCGCCGCGCTCCAGAAGGCGCTCGGCAGCAAGTGA
- a CDS encoding glycine--tRNA ligase, translated as MAADKIDTIVSLSKRRGFVYPCSEIYGGSRAAWDYGPLGVELKENIKRQWWRAMVTSREDVVGIDSSVILAPEVWQASGHVATFTDPLTECTSCHKRFRADHLEEAYEAKHGRLPENGMADINCPHCGNKGGFTEPKQFSGLLSTHLGPSQDTASVAYLRPETAQGIFTNFAQVQQTSRKKPPFGIAQMGKSFRNEITPGNFIFRTREFEQMEMEFFVKPGEDEKWQEYWMAERWNWYRDLGIREENIRWYDHPAEKLSHYSKRTADIEYRFNFGGTEFSELEGVANRTDYDLSAHAKASGQDLSYFDQEAGERWTPYVIEPAAGVNRAMLAFMLDAYIEDEAPNAKGKMEKRTVMQLDPRLAPVKVAVLPLSRNPQLSPKAKGLATDLRKNWNIEFDDAGAIGRRYRRQDEIGTPFCVTVDFDTLDDNAVTVRERDTMKQERVSLDQIQAYLGARLLGC; from the coding sequence GTGGCCGCCGACAAGATCGATACCATCGTCAGCCTGAGCAAGCGCCGTGGCTTCGTCTATCCCTGCAGTGAGATCTACGGTGGCTCCCGCGCTGCCTGGGACTACGGTCCGCTGGGCGTCGAGCTCAAGGAGAACATCAAGCGTCAGTGGTGGCGCGCCATGGTCACCTCGCGCGAAGACGTCGTCGGTATCGACTCCTCCGTGATCCTGGCTCCCGAGGTGTGGCAGGCGTCCGGCCACGTCGCCACCTTCACCGACCCGCTCACCGAGTGCACCTCCTGTCACAAGCGCTTCCGTGCCGACCACCTGGAAGAGGCGTACGAGGCCAAGCACGGCAGGCTGCCCGAGAACGGCATGGCCGACATCAACTGCCCGCACTGCGGCAACAAGGGCGGCTTCACCGAGCCCAAGCAGTTCTCCGGCCTGCTCTCCACCCACCTCGGCCCGTCCCAGGACACCGCCTCGGTCGCCTACCTGCGTCCCGAGACCGCCCAGGGCATCTTCACCAACTTCGCCCAGGTGCAGCAGACTTCCCGCAAGAAGCCGCCGTTCGGCATCGCGCAGATGGGCAAGTCCTTCCGCAACGAGATCACGCCCGGCAACTTCATCTTCCGGACCCGCGAGTTCGAGCAGATGGAGATGGAGTTCTTCGTCAAGCCGGGCGAGGACGAGAAGTGGCAGGAGTACTGGATGGCCGAGCGGTGGAACTGGTACCGCGACCTCGGCATCCGCGAGGAGAACATCCGCTGGTACGACCACCCGGCCGAGAAGCTCTCGCACTACTCCAAGCGCACCGCCGACATCGAGTACCGCTTCAACTTCGGCGGCACCGAGTTCTCCGAGCTGGAGGGTGTGGCCAACCGCACCGACTACGACCTGTCCGCGCACGCCAAGGCGTCCGGCCAGGACCTCTCGTACTTCGACCAGGAGGCCGGCGAGCGCTGGACTCCGTACGTCATCGAGCCGGCGGCCGGTGTGAACCGCGCGATGCTCGCCTTCATGCTCGACGCGTACATCGAGGACGAGGCGCCCAACGCCAAGGGCAAGATGGAGAAGCGCACCGTCATGCAGCTCGACCCGCGCCTGGCGCCGGTCAAGGTCGCGGTGCTGCCGCTGTCGCGTAACCCGCAGCTGTCGCCGAAGGCGAAGGGGCTGGCCACGGACCTGCGCAAGAACTGGAACATCGAGTTCGACGACGCGGGCGCCATCGGCCGCCGCTACCGCCGCCAGGACGAGATCGGCACGCCGTTCTGCGTCACGGTCGACTTCGACACCCTCGACGACAACGCGGTGACCGTGCGCGAGCGCGACACCATGAAGCAGGAGCGGGTCAGCCTGGACCAGATCCAGGCCTACCTGGGGGCGCGGCTGCTCGGCTGCTAG
- a CDS encoding metal ABC transporter ATP-binding protein — translation MNQSPAQPVIDLRGATASLGARPVLRGVDLTVHTGEVVALLGANGSGKSTAVRSVIGQVPLTGGELALFGTPFRRFRDWARVGYVPQRTTAAGGVPATVREVVTAGRLARTKLGILRKADRAAVHHALELVGMADRAKDSVNALSGGQHQRVLIARALAGEPELLIMDEPMAGVDLASQEVLASALREQVGRGTTVLLVLHELGPLEPLIDRAVVLRDGCVVHDGAPPEAVGQHALPGHDHVHPHADVAAEPIRTGLLS, via the coding sequence ATGAACCAGTCGCCCGCCCAGCCGGTCATCGACCTGCGCGGCGCCACCGCCTCGCTGGGCGCCCGCCCCGTGCTGCGCGGCGTCGACCTGACGGTGCACACCGGCGAGGTCGTCGCGCTGCTCGGCGCCAACGGCTCCGGCAAGTCCACCGCCGTCCGCTCCGTGATCGGCCAGGTGCCGCTCACCGGCGGCGAGCTGGCCCTCTTCGGCACGCCCTTCCGGCGGTTCCGGGACTGGGCCCGGGTCGGCTACGTACCGCAGCGCACCACCGCGGCCGGCGGCGTCCCCGCCACCGTCCGCGAGGTCGTCACGGCCGGCCGGCTCGCCCGTACGAAGCTGGGCATCCTGCGCAAGGCCGACCGGGCCGCGGTGCACCACGCCCTGGAGCTGGTCGGCATGGCGGACCGCGCCAAGGACTCCGTCAACGCGCTCTCCGGCGGTCAGCACCAGCGGGTGCTGATCGCCCGCGCACTGGCCGGCGAACCGGAACTGCTGATCATGGACGAGCCGATGGCCGGCGTCGACCTCGCCAGCCAGGAGGTGCTCGCCTCCGCGCTGCGCGAGCAGGTCGGCCGCGGCACCACGGTCCTGCTCGTCCTGCACGAGCTGGGCCCGCTGGAGCCGCTGATCGACCGCGCGGTGGTGCTGCGGGACGGCTGCGTCGTCCACGACGGCGCACCGCCCGAGGCCGTGGGCCAGCATGCGCTGCCCGGCCATGACCATGTCCACCCGCACGCCGATGTGGCGGCGGAACCGATCCGGACGGGGCTGCTGAGCTGA